CCTTCTTATTATTGACAAATCATGTACTTTGAATTATTATTGTTCTGTTTATCTGAGTCATGTGCTTATGAATTATTATTGGCAACTGAATCTAGACAATTATTCATTCTAATAATTTAAAGTCTTATACTATAATAGCACTTAATTATTTTTTNNNNNNNNNNNNNNNNNNNNNNNNNNNNNNNNNNNNNNNNNNNNNNNNNNNNNNNNNNNNNNNNNNNNNNNNNNNNNNNNNNNNNNNNNNNNNNNNNNNNNNNNNNNNNNNNNNNNNNNNNNNNNNNNNNNNNNNNNNNNNNNNNNNNNNNNNNNNNNNNNNNNNNNNNNNNNNNNNNNNNNNNNNNNNNNNNNNNNNNNNNNNNNNNNNNNNNNNNNNNNNNNNNNNNNNNNNNNNNNNNNNNNNNNNNNNNNNNNNNNNNNNNNNNNNNNNNNNNNNNNNNNNNNNNNNNNNNNNNNNNNNNNNNNNNNNNNNNNNNNNNNNNNNNNNNNNNNNNNNNNNNNNNNNNNNNNNNNNNNNNNNNNNNNNNNNNNNNNNNNNNNNNNNNNNNNNNNNNNNNNNNNNNNNNNNNNNNNNNNNNNNNNNNNNNNNNNNNNNNNNNNNNNNNNNNNNNNNNNNNNNNNNNNNNNNNNNNNNNNNNNNNNNNNNNNNNNNNNNNNNNNNNNNNNNNNNNNNNNNNNNNNNNNNNNNNNNNNNNNNNNNNNNNNNNNNNNNNNNNNNNNNNNNNNNNNNNNNNNNNNNNNNNNNNNNNNNNNNNNNNNNNNNNNNNNNNNNNNNNNNNNNNNNNNNNNNNNNNNNNNNNNNNNNNNNNNNNNNNNNNNNNNNNNNNNNNNNNNNNNNNNNNNNNNNNNNNNNNNNNNNNNNNNNNNNNNNNNNNNNNNNNNNNNNNNNNNNNNNNNNNNNNNNNNNNNNNNNNNNNNNNNNNNNNNNNNNNNNNNNNNNNNNNNNNNNNNNNNNNNNNNNNNNNNNNNNNNNNNNNNNNNNNNNNNNNNNNNNNNNNNNNNNNNNNNNNNNNNNNNNNNNNNNNNNNNNNNNNNNNNNNNNNNNNNNNNNNNNNNNNNNNNNNNNNNNNNNNNNNNNNNNNNNNNNNNNNNNNNNNNNNNNNNNNNNNNNNNNNNNNNNNNNNNNNNNNNNNNNNNNNNNNNNNNNNNNNNNNNNNNNNNNNNNNNNNNNNNNNNNNNNNNNNNNNNNNNNNNNNNNNNNNNNNNNNNNNNNNNNNNNNNNNNNNNNNNNNNNNNNNNNNNNNNNNNNNNNNNNNNNNNNNNNNNNNNNNNNNNNNNNNNNNNNNNNNNNNNNNNNNNNNNNNNNNNNNNNNNNNNNNNNNNNNNNNNNNNNNNNNNNNNNNNNNNNNNNNNNNNNNNNNNNNNNNNNNNNNNNNNNNNNNNNNNNNNNNNNNNNNNNNNNNNNNNNNNNNNNNNNNNNNNNNNNNNNNNNNNNNNNNNNNNNNNNNNNNNNNNNNNNNNNNNNNNNNNNNNNNNNNNNNNNNNNNNNNNNNNNNNNNNNNNNNNNNNNNNNNNNNNNNNNNNNNNNNNNNNNNNNNNNNNNNNNNNNNNNNNNNNNNNNNNNNNNNNNNNNNNNNNNNNNNNNNNNNNNNNNNNNNNNNNNNNNNNNNNNNNNNNNNNNNNNNNNNNNNNNNNNNNNNNNNNNNNNNNNNNNNNNNNNNNNNNNNNNNNNNNNNNNNNNNNNNNNNNNNNNNNNNNNNNNNNNNNNNNNNNNNNNNNNNNNNNTATTCTCAATTACTTACAGCTATGGTTTCCTTCTTGAACGggattttatttttccaaaagaaATCATAGAGAATTAGGGTCGTGAATTGTTTAACTGAGTGACGAGTGTAAAgctgaagatgatgatgacagAAGTGCTTGGGAACATTAAACATATATTTGAAGAGTGTTTCAAAAAAAACttgagtttgtattttgataagatcatatggtNCAGAAGGTGATGGGGTCTTCAGGCTTGAATCCTTTGAAACTAAGTGTTGCATGTGGGGTATGCCTGTTTTGTGTCTTCTTCACTGCTGTGCTCTGTTGACCGTTGTGCTGTGTTTTTGtgttcaattaaaattttcttgAGAATTTAGCTTTGCCATGCTTTGATAAATTGTGCCAATTATGCATTTCTTGAAATTGGTATGTCTCTGTAGATTCTAANNNNNNNNNNNNNNNNNNNNNNNNNNNNNNNNNNNNNNNNNNNNNNNNNNNNNNNNNNNNNNNNNNNNNNNNNNNNNNNNNNNNNNNNNNNNNNNNNNNNNNNNNNNNNNNNNNNNNNNNNNNNNNNNNNNNNNNNNNNNNNNNNNNNNNNNNNNNNNNNNNNNNNNNNNNNNNNNNNNNNNNNNNNNNNNNNNNNNNNNNNNNNNNNNNNNNNNNNNNNNNNNNNNNNNNNNNNNNNNNNNNNNNNNNNNNNNNNNNNNNNNNNNNNNNNNNNNNNNNNNNNNNNNNNNNNNNNNNNNNNNNNNNNNNNNNNNNNNNNNNNNNNNNNNNNNNNNNNNNNNNNNNNNNNNNNNNNNNNNNNNNNNNNNNNNNNNNNNNNNNNNNNNNNNNNNNNNNNNNNNNNNNNNNNNNNNNNNNNNNNNNNNNNNNNNNNNNNNNNNNNNNNNNNNNNNNNNNNNNNNNNNNNNNNNNNNNNNNNNNNNNNNNNNNNNNNNNNNNNNNNNNNNNNNNNNNNNNNNNNNNNNNNNNNNNNNNNNNNNNNNNNNNNNNNNNNNNNNNNNNNNNNNNNNNNNNNNNNNNNNNNNNNNNNNNNNNNNNNNNNNNNNNNNNNNNNNNNNNNNNNNNNNNNNNNNNNNNNNNNNNNNNNNNNNNNNNNNNNNNNNNNNNNNNNNNNNNNNNNNNNNNNNNNNNNNNNNNNNNNNNNNNNNNNNNNNNNNNNNNNNNNNNNNNNNNNNNNNNNNNNNNNNNNNNNNNNNNNNNNNNNNNNNNNNNNNNNNNNNNNNNNNNNNNNNNNNNNNNNNNNNNNNNNNNNNNNNNNNNNNNNNNNNNNNNNNNNNNNNNNNNNNNNNNNNNNNNNNNNNNNNNNNNNNNNNNNNNNNNNNNNNNNNNNNNNNNNNNNNNNNNNNNNNNNNNNNNNNNNNNNNNNNNNNNNNNNNNNNNNNNNNNNNNNNNNNNNNNNNNNNNNNNNNNNNNNNNNNNNNNNNNNNNNNNNNNNNNNNNNNNNNNNNNNNNNNNNNNNNNNNNNNNNNNNNNNNNNNNNNNNNNNNNNNNNNNNNNNNNNNNNNNNNNNNNNNNNNNNNNNNNNNNNNNNNNNNNNNNNNNNNNNNNNNNNNNNNNNNNNNNNNNNNNNNNNNNNNNNNNNNNNNNNNNNNNNNNNNNNNNNNNNNNNNNNNNNNNNNNNNNNNNNNNNNNNNNNNNNNNNNNNNNNNNNNNNNNNNNNNNNNNNNNNNNNNNNCTTTAATTGTGCGAATTCTTTCTTAGGAATCGAGCATTGAGAGCTTCTTGCTTCAAGTTTTACCGTTCCTGGCATGCCTCCTTGAATTTCACTATGACTAGGCGCCAATTTTCTGGTAGCACGACAGATCAGGATGAATCCAGTGATGATGAATCAGACAAGATGGACAAGGGGGTTGAAGAAGGGAAAATACCAGTCTATATCCCTTGGAAAAGCGCGGCGTTGTTTAAGGTAATTGGATCAAACTATTATTAGCTCCCCATAGATAGAACATAGCATTAAAAGTATTCTGCTAGTAATTAAAACTATTAGATTTGTGGTTGGTTTTGTGTAGTACCTGAAGGAAACTGAACGTTTCCCCATAAATAGAACATAGCATTAAAAGTATTTTGCTAGTAATTAAAACtagagtaattatccaaatcagtcCCTAAGGATTTTAGAATCGGACATTCTAGTTCCCAaggaaaattaatacacagatcaatccccAAGGTTTTACTCCGGTAGATAAATCAGTCCCCAGTTCATTTTCCGGCAGAGTAATTACCCAGACCCAGATCAGtctccaaagattttaaaaaaggaCACTTTAATCCCCAAgaaaaactaatgtacaaatcaatccccaacgtTTCTATCTGTTGGATATAATAGTCCtccgtccaaaaataaaataaaataaaataattactattattaattgcacaataatattgtactatattttttgtattttttggacaaaaataatgataaatttattcattagattcttaatacatttttttaatacatattttttaatacaaacatttttttttacatagcacatcttttaattatattaaatacaaaaatagcAAATGATTTTAACCTTGAATTTCTTGTAGAATAatttctaataattttattattattattgttattattattattgagtgactatatatatatataacgaataaatttatcattatttttttcaataatagcAAAAAAATATAGTATATTATTATTgtacaattaataataataataataataataataattttattttatttttggacggaGGACTGTCTAATAGAGTGAAACGTtgggattgatttgtacattaattttttttggggactaaaatgtctattttaaaaatctttgaagactgatttgggtaattactttgCCGGAGAATGAACTGGGGattgatttgtctgccggagtaaaaCCTTGGGGATTGATcagtgtattaatttttcttcagGACTAAAATATCCGATTTTAAAATCCTTTAGGACTAATTTGGATAATTACTCTTAAAACTATTAGATTTTACTGAAAAAccatttatttgaattaataatacATGTTGGTgcttattttatttgaaattatgcAGATGTCTAACAGTgacaaaagaaaaggaaaacaaaagatGACAtccaacaataaaataaaaaaggtgaAATTGACACGACTTGCTGAAAGTTTAGAAGAACCAATAACATCCAATTCTACCACTACTCCATCTGCTACAACGGCCAATACACTTTCCTCATTACATGCGTCTTCAAATGTTGAGACAAGTCAAAGGAAGCTAAAACTGGACTTGGCAGGAGAAGGGTACGTTTATATAGAATAAATGTACATAACAATTAAACTACTTATTAATAGAATAAGAAAATAGATACTTATTCAGATATAAAGAATAAACAATATAATGATTGAATaagaaattaaatattatttcttaaaaaataaacAGATCCTGAAAATCTttattaatttgttttgaatgggtcttattagttattattatatCTCAATCTCAATGATATATATTTCTGATTAGTTATTAGTAGTTTTTAAGGGTATTATAGCATTTTCTGGTAATTACAAATGACTCTTGAGTTTCCCctagttttgtatttttttatatatttaacatTTAACCATGACAAACTGCTTTGTAATATACCATTGTTCATTAATTTATTGATGTCCACTATAAGAAGATTTCACTCCTTTGGTGCTTGATCTGTTGTCATCAACAGattttgttttgtgttttgtggGGATAGATTTACTTCCTTAACAATTTTTTTGGATTTAGGATAAATTTATTCTGTTTTTACTATTAGAACAGGGCCTTATCAATCTAAGTTTACTTCCTTAACACCATACAAGACtacaataattttatattttgaagTTAACCTTTTATATTGTATTCCGATTGATATTAAGTAATATCTACAGATTTTTACCTTCACTTACCGCGGCTCATGCAATTTCGGACATCATTAAAGGGCATTACTCTCAGCCGTGGCCTTCGTGGAAAAAGATACCAGATGCTACTAGGAAATTTTGGTGGGAAAAGTTCAAAGTAGGTTTTAGAGAAACGTTTAATCTTTGGTAGATTAAGAATTAGTTCTAAGtttgaaaaatataatatatatcaaCTTATAACTATTCTTGCTTGTGTTGATTATCCAGAGAAAACATCAGTTTTTTCCTCCAGATCTTTATTGGGCTCGAAAAAATTTTGAGAGGCGAGGTGTGGCGTTACTAAAAAATTTGTTGGGAAAAGCTCGTACAAGTCGTGTCAAACCTCAATGGATAGAAGATGGTGTGTGGGATGCTCTCTGTGCTTATTGGAATACTGACACTGGGTTTCTACAAAGGAGCACACAAGGCAAGTCAAATCGAGCATCTGGTTGCAGCGGATTTGGAGCGGCTCTTCATACTGCTGGCCCAATTTCCGTTATCCAACACAAAACTAATATGGTGATGTTATATAAAAACTTAGATCTTTTATGTTATAATTTACACTTCAATTGGTAGTTGATACTCGTAGGTTTTTTAATTTACACAGTTAGAATTGTTTGCGAAGACCCACAAACACAAGGATGAGACATGGGTGGATAAGAAATCAAAACATGTTGCGGTGAGTCTATTTTAATCAAAATATATTTCTCTCCCTctgtatatattattttaatgttGCATTAGGGCTAGTGTTTCAGCTCATAGGGCTGTTCTGTTATTTTTTATCAACATATATGCCCCCTCTGTAGTTGTAATATTTATAGGGAATGCAAATATCATCATATTGTATTGGTGCTGATGTGCATTAGTTGTAGCATCCTTTTGGAAATTCCAATAGACAGAGGCCTTGCAAGTTGTAATTAAACTATAAATATAAGAGGGAATGAAAATATCATGTTAGTAATATAAAATCAGCCATATTCATACACACAAACACAATTATATATTCTTCTTCGCAAAGAATATATGCATTGTTAAAATTCCGATTTCTCAACTAGAAGGCGGACAAATATAGGAGATGATGAAGATGGTGAACGTACATCTGAAGAGTGATTAGTAGTTTGTGATGCTAGTTGGTTAATAGAGTTTAAATGATGTAATTAGTAATATGAGAGTGTTGCATACTTATTATTGTTGTCTATGATATTGAATTGATGAGTTGTTTTGGTTATTGTTCAAGTGTGTTATGATATTTTGGTTATTGTTTAAGTGTTATTTACTTTTATGTGTTAAAAGTGTAGGTTTTTAGTTGATGGTTTTTCAATATTTGATGGTATAAatgtaaaaatttagtaaaaatgataattaaaaaaaaaagactaaaatGCTTGATTGACAGGTCCACACTTAGCGACTGAATTAGAGACTGAAATGTTGATCCCAAATTAGCAATCGATTTAGTGATCGAAATAACGGTCGCGAATTGGATACCGAAATACTGGTCACGAATTAGTGACCGATTTAGCGATTGAAAAGTTGGTCGCTATTTAGCGACTGATTTACTCAGCGACCGATTTAGTGACCGATATTCTTTGGTGAGGGTTTGGTGGCCCTGAACACAAATCGGTCACTATTTTCTTATTAGCGACCACCCAAATAGGTCGCTAATCCGGTAATTTCTTGTAGTGTTGTGTTGTGTTATCAAAGCGTTTGTTCTGTATTTagtttcataaattaaattataatttaattaatataatattttaattattttttaaattatatattgtttAAATGTAGTTGgtctttttatattatataattatttattatttttaactctaaaaaaattcaaaatttaattcctGTGTATTATACTTTATAACTTCTTAATGTTAAAAAATTGATAATAATTTTTTAGATGCTAATGAGtcgaataataatttttaataaatttttagaaataatttattgttttattttaaattcataaatataaaaaaatgtaaattttttgaaatttaaactaAAATACCAAAATTANNNNNNNNNNNNNNNNNNNNNNNNNNNNNNNNNNNNNNNNNNNNNNNNNNNNNNNNNNNNNNNNNNNNNNNNNNNNNNNNNNNNNNNNNNNNNNNNNNNNNNNNNNNNNNNNNNNNNNNNNNNNNNNNNNNNNNNNNNNNNNNNNNNNNNNNNNNNNNNNNNNNNNNNNNNNNNNNNNNNNNNNNNNNNNNNNNNNNNNNNNNNNNNNNNNNNNNNNNNNNNNNNNNNNNNNNNNNNNNNNNNNNNNNNNNNNNNNNNNNNNNNNNNNNNNNNNNNNNNNNNNNNNNNNNNNNNNNNNNNNNNNNNNNNNNNNNNNNNNNNNNNNNNNNNNNNNNNNNNNNNNNNNNNNNNNNNNNNNNNNNNNNNNNNNNNNNNNNNNNNNNNNNNNNNNNNNNNNNNNNNNNNNNNNNNNNNNNNNNNNNNNNNNNNNNNNNNNNNNNNNNNNNNNNNNNNNNNNNNNNNNNNNNNNNNNNNNNNNNNNNNNNNNNNNNNNNNNNNNNNNNNNNNNNNNNNNNNNNNNNNNNNNNNNNNNNNNNNNNNNNNNNNNNNNNNNNNNNNNNNNNNNNNNNNNNNNNNNNNNNNNNNNNNNNNNNNNNNNNNNNNNNNNNNNNNNNNNNNNNNNNNNNNNNNNNNNNNNNNNNNNNNNNNNNNNNNNNNNNNNNNNNNNNNNNNNNNNNNNNNNNNNNNNNNNNNNNNNNNNNNNNNNNNNNNNNNNNNNNNNNNNNNNNNNNNNNNNNNNNNNNNNNNNNNNNNNNNNNNNNNNNNNNNNNNNNNNNNNNNNNNNNNNNNNNNNNNNNNNNNNNNNNNNNNaaaaaaaaaaaatttataaaacaatttttttataatatgctTAACTTATATCTTTAGAATACAAATTATCAAAACTATTTTTATTAATAGCTGATGAATTTGGTGTTCACTATCATTGATTTGTTAAATGTAATTTTTAAAAACGAGTTATTAGTCTTTGCtcaaaagttatttttaatatgagAATAAAGATGATGTTTTGATTTAAGATTGATATTTAAAGTATATTATAATATTATGGATATGTAAAAAATGTGTTCAATACGTATTTTAAGTATTGTCAGAAAATGTTTACTTCAATACGATGATAAATTTAtacgtaccgatacgtttaaaatatagACAAATAATAACTAGAAATGTGAAATTTATTTTCTACATcagcatttaattttttgtttaaaaatatatattatattatcatTTTTATTATAATATNNNNNNNNNNNNNNNNNNNNNNNNNNNNNNNNNNNNNNNNNNNNNNNNNNNNNNNNN
This region of Arachis ipaensis cultivar K30076 unplaced genomic scaffold, Araip1.1 Aipa741, whole genome shotgun sequence genomic DNA includes:
- the LOC107624644 gene encoding uncharacterized protein LOC107624644 (The sequence of the model RefSeq protein was modified relative to this genomic sequence to represent the inferred CDS: added 563 bases not found in genome assembly), producing MWALRCLPLRNRVLRASYSKSISATWVEDDFGTSKRVLTRDEDFKSNFRLPVSDLSPSHMNRALRASCFKFYRSWHASLNFTMTRRQFSGSTTDQDESSDDESDKMDKGVEEGKIPVYIPWKSAALFKMSNSDKRKGKQKMTSNNKIKKVKLTRLAESLEEPITSNSTTTPSATTANTLSSLHASSNVETSQRKLKLDLAGEGFLPSLTAAHAISDIIKGHYSQPWPSWKKIPDATRKFWWEKFKRKHQFFPPDLYWARKNFERRGVALLKNLLGKARTSRVKPQWIEDGVWDALCAYWNTDTGFLQRSTQGKSNRASGCSGFGAALHTAGPISVIQHKTNMLELFAKTHKHKDETWVDKKSKHVANAIEEAIQKVSEEGSNAPNEMDVWYEIATFKKGRIHGLVIKFTAIGSSAQSSDWLRKLEHEEVMKRMQEWLQMLEHEEIMKRMQEQSRMQEENTDLKTRLEKTERRLELINKLNVKIPISQLEGGQI